GCCGATCAGGGGGGATCGGTCGCCCCCAAATCGGTTGCTATGTAAACTGATTTTCCTGCGCCAAAGACCCCCGCGCGACCCCCTTCTGCCCTTCTCTAGCCTGCCGAACCCTGTCGAATGCAACGATCAGGGGCTTCGGACGCCCCCAGATCAGTTGCTATGTAAACCGATTTCCGTGCACCCCAGACCCCATCAATTCCGCGGGTCTACCCCGGCAAAGCCCACGCCCTTGGTCCAGCGCGGCTCGGTCGAGTTTGCTGCCACGCGCGGCCGTCAGCGCTCTCGCCGGGGTGGCGTCCGTGATGGTCAACCCAGGCGAACAGTGGGCTTAGCGAAGCATTTCCTTGCGCTTGCCCAGCATGTTCATGCGCGTGCGGCGAATCACGTCCGCTTCGACGACGCTGCCGTCGCGGTAGCGGAAGCGTAGGGCGTCGTCCGGGCACTGGACGATGCACGCGCCGCACTGGATGCACTGCTCCGGCTTCGTGATCTCGACCTTGCGACGCTGACCGTTCATGCGCAGCACCTCGCGCGGGCAGACCTGGACGCAATCTGCGGCGCCGGTACAGCGATCTTCCACCAGCTCGATGGTCGCGGGGTTCTTGCCGGCCGCGACGGTCGACGGATACCAGGGCGTGGTGCCGGCAATGTCGACCGAGAGAATGCCGGCGAGGATCGCCCCAGTGATGGCGAGCGTCGCGAGGCTCCCCGGCGTCAGCGCCGACAACGAGAGCAGCACGCCGCTCCCCGCGGCAACGCCGCACAGGGCGAAGAGTCCCAACGACACCCAGCGCCGCCGGAGCCCCAGCTTGGGCAGCGCGACGAAGGGACCGGCGACCAGCACCGGGATGCACACCGCGCCGGCTGCCGCGACGCGCAAACCCCCAAGAAACCCGAGGATGGGACCTGCCACGAGCAACATGGGCGTGCCCCACATCACGGCCATGCGCAGCCGCTCGCCCAGGGGAAAGCGCATGAAGCGCTCGCCCTTGTGCACGCGGCGCCCGCGGGCGAGGAACGCCGGCAAGTCTTCGAGGCGCGCAGGACCCCAGCGGGTTTCCCAGCCGGTGCGCTCGGTGATCACCGTGCGCTCCACGCCGGTGGCTGCCAGCTGCGGCAAGATCAGCTCGCGGTGATCCACCTTTTCCTCCACGCCGCTGGTACGCAGCGCGCTGATCACGTCGTGATGGGTCAGGTGGCCACCGCCGGCGGCGCACCACACGTTGATGCCTTTGCTGTTGGCACACAGGAGCCACACGTCCTGGCCCGCCAGCGCGCGGCGCATTTGGCGGATCGTCTCCGTGTAGTTTCCGGTGAGCAGCACCGGGGCGTCGCGCCCCGGGTTGCCAATGGCCAAGAGGCCGGTGCGCGCGCGGTGGGGCAGCATGCCGAAGAGCAGATCGCGGATCATGGCGCCCGCCCTTCCACGATCACGAAGGAGCCGCCCCAGCGCCGCTCCTCGCGAACGTCGACGAAGCCCGCTTCGCGCACGCGCTCCACGAGGCCCTTCACCGGTCGCGTCGTCGTCTGCGTGAGCAAGTAGGTGGCAGCGGCCAGCGGCAAGCGCGCGAGCTCGTGCAGCGCACCTCGGGCGCCCTCAGGCTTCGCTTCATCGGCGATCACCAGCACGCCGCCCGGCACAAGGCGCGTGCGCGCCACCCGGAGCGCGTAGCTCTGCTCGTCCTGCGACAGCTCGCTGAAGGCCAGGCAGCTCACCACGGCATCGAGGGAGCGCTCGGGCACGACGTCCTCGATTTCGGCAGCGCTCGCCTGTTTCCATTGGATGTCGGTCCGCCGCGAGTCTGCCTTTTGGCGCGCCATTTCCAGCATTCCGGCGTCGATATCGATGGCCATGACGTCGGCGCCGCGGGCCGCGCAGGCGAGGGCCACGGCTCCGGTGCCGGTGCCCACGTCCAACACGCGGCGCCCGGGCGCTGCGGCGATCTCGGCAATGCGCTCGTACACCGCCGCGATGCGCCCGCGGGACAGCATGCGCACGCCGCGGTCGTACCTCTCCGGCGTGGACTCCAACACTTTCATCCAAACGAAGCTGCTCATCTCTTCCCTGCTCCTTCCACGAATGCCGTCACGGCGAGGTCCGGCACGTCGTCCAGGGCGGGCCAGGCTCCGTCACTTCCCCAGTGCTGCACGTACAGCATGGTGAGCGTCCCAACGAACATCAGCGCGAGCTGCACCGAGGGAACGTCCTGTCGCAGCTCGCCGTCCCGCGCACCCTCGGCGATCACGCTCTCCACCCGCGCGACGTAAGGTCCCAGGTGCTCCAAGATCTTCGGGTACGTCTCTTCGCGGAAGCTCATTGCCTCGCGCACCACGACCTTGATGAACGCTTCTTCCTCGCGGAGCACGGACACGTCGGCTTCTGCCAACGCACGCAGGCGCTCGCGCGCAGAACCTCGATCTTCGACCGTGGCGTAGCGCTCGGCGGCGCGCCGGGCGCCCTCGGCGATGACGGCGAAGAACAGCTCTTCCTTGGACGGGAAGTAGTTGTACAGCGTGCCCTTCGCCACGCCGGCGGCGCGGGTGAGCTCGTCCAGGTTCGCGCGGTCGAGGCCGTGAGTGGCGAAGTGCGCGGCGGCGGCCTCCAGCAGGCGGAGGCGGGTTTCGGATTTCGTCTTCGAGTCGATGCGGGCCATGATTAATATGACTGACTAGTCAGTCATATTAAGGCGCCGTCCAATTCCGTCAAGGCTTGCCCTGAAAACTGCGGGATTTTCGATTGGTTCCTGGAAATGTCGCCAGCCTCTGATAGGTTCCGCCGCCTCCACGACCGGCACCCGCGTCCCATCCCTCCCGACGCACCCAAAAGCCAGGTCGACCCCCTGCGCTCGCGCCGCCCGGTGCGAGTCGCCCGAGAAGCGAGCACGAAATGCTGACGACCAACGACGTAACGATGCGATTCGGGAGCAAGGTCCTCTTCGATCACGTGAGCGTCACCTTCAACGATGGTGAGCGCTATGGCCTCTCGGGGCCCAACGGCGCGGGCAAGACCACGTTCATGCGCATCCTCGCCGGCGTCGCCGAGCCGACCTCGGGGCACGTGACTCATCGCGGGCGTCTCGGTGTGTTGGAGCAGGACCACTCGCTGTACGTGAACGACCGCATCATCGACGTGGTGCTGATGGGCAATCCCAAGCTGTGGGAGGCGCTCTCGGAGAAGCACCAGCTGCTCGAGAAGGGTCACGACATCACGGAAGACGAGGGCATGCGCCTCGGGGAGCTCGAGGTCACCATCGCGGAGGAAGACGGCTACACCGCCGAGAACGAAGCCACCGCGTTGCTCGAAGGCCTCGGCGTTCCCGAGAAGCTGCACACGGAGAAGCTCGAGATCCTACAAGGTGGAGATCGCGTGCGCGTGCTGCTGGCCAAGGCGCTCTTCGGTCATCCGGACACGTTGCTGCTCGACGAGCCCACGAACACCTTGGACATCGCCAGCATCCGCTGGCTGGAAGGCTTCTTGGCGGCCTACGACGGCGCGCTCATCGTGATCAGCCACGATCGCCACTTTCTCAACGAGGTGTGCACCAAGATCGCGGACATCGACTACGAGACCATCATCGTCTACCCCGGCGGCTACGACGACATGATCAGCGCCAAGGCGGAGGCGCGCTCGTCCCTGGAGCTGGCCAACGACGCCAAGCAGAAGAAGGTGGCCAAGCTGCAGGAGTTCGTGCAGCGCTTCCGCGCGGGCTCCCGCGCCAGCCAGGTGAAGTCCCGCGAGAAGGCGCTGGAGCGCGAGAAGAAGGCCATGGTCGATCTCAAGCGCTCCAACATCGAGCGGCCCTTCATTCGCTTCGAGCAGGAGCGCGCCAGCGGCAAGAACCCGCTGAACGTGATCAACCTGAGCAAGACCTTCGACGACGACCTCGAGATCTGCAAAGGCTTCAACCTCAGCGTCATGCGCGGCGACAAGATCGCCATCGTGGGTCGCAACGGCATCGGCAAGACCACGATGATGCGACTGATGCTGGAGCAGCTCGAGCGTGACAGCGGCGACGTGGAGTGGGGCTACGAGACCCGCATCGGCTACATGCCGCAGGAGCACTCCGAGGTCATCGAGCGCTCGGACGTGAGCGCGCGGGACTGGCTCCGGGGCTTCAAGGCGGAGTGTGACGAAGAGAACCTGCGCGCGCTGTTCGGCCGCCTGCTCTTCCGCAAGGACGAGCCCCTCAAGCCCACCAAGGTGCTGTCCGGTGGCGAAACGGTTCGCCTCATCTTGGCCAAGCTCATGCTGGAGCAGCCCAACGTGCTCATGCTGGACGAGCCCACGAACCATCTGGATCTGGAAGCCATCCGCGCTCTCACGGAGGCGCTCCGCGTGTACGAGGGCACCGCCATCTTCATCACCCACGACCGCAACATGGTGGACCGCGTGGCCACGCGGATCCTGGAGATGACGGAAGACGGCATCCGCGAGATCAGCCCCACGGCGTTCCACGAGGGGCACTTCCTCGAGAAGCACCGCACCTACACCGCCGCCCCGGCGTACTGACCTGCGTCACCTTCACCCCTAGGGGTTATGGCTCGGCGCCCCTGGGCCGGGTAGACCAAGCCATCTGATGTCCAGAAGCGCCGCCGCTTCCCAGGCTCGACCGCGCAAGGTCCTCGTCGTCGACGACGGCTCCTCTGGCGCCGGTCTGAAGCAGGCGGGCTTCGAGGTCGTCACGCGCACGATGGCCGTCGGCACCCTGGCCGCCATCTTGCGGGAGCGCCCCGACGTGGTGGTGCTGGACATTCACATGCCGCTCCTCTCCGCGGAGGACGTGATCGCGGGGGTTCGACGGCACCCGGCGCTGCACGACACCGTCGTGTTGCTCCATTCGTCGACGCCGCGCCTCGAGCTGGCGGAGCTGGCCCGCAAATGGAAAGCGGACGACTGGCTCGAGAAGACCGACGACGCCTCGGCGCTGGTGAAGCTCGTGCGCCACTGGGTTGCCTCTCCGCGCCGGCGTGGCCCTGCACCCCGAGGGCCCAGCTCCGGCGTGCGCAAGATCGGGCTGCTGCCCGAGCTACTGCTCGCCTGCGCTCCGTCCACCGCCGGCCGGCTGCAGGCGTCCTTGGCCAATCACTTCATGGTCAGCAACACGGACTCCGGGGCGGAGGCCCTGCGCCGCATCTGCTCCACGCGTCCGCCGGACTTCGTGGTGATCGGAACCTCCCTCGCGGATCTGGGCCATGCCCGCGTGACCCGCTGCGCCCACGAGCTCGATCCGCGCTGGAGTCGCAGACTCATCGTGCTGTCGGAAGCGCCCGCGCCGTCCGAGGAGGGCGCCGTAGAGATCGAAGCGCTGCTCGCGCACATGCTCGAGTTGATCCGCTGAACGATCGGCGTCAGCGCGACAGCGTGCGGCCGCCGCCCAGGGCCTCCATGCGCTCGCGGGATCCGCGCACGCCGAACAGCGTGGAGCCGTCCGGCGGCAACACGGGCCCAAGACCCGTGGCCGCGAGCAGCGCGCACAGCGTCAAGACGGAGAGCTCCGTCGCGTCGCCCACCGGGTGCACTTCCCACACCACGCCGCAGCGCTCCGCCAGTGCCGCCATGCCGCCCGCGCGCCCACGCACTTCCGCCGCCCGCGCGTCTTCCACGTCCGCCGCCGTGCGCATCCGCGCGTGCACCGCGAGCTCCTGCACATAGCCGTACTTCGCGCTCTCGAGCCGCAGCGTCGCCCGCGCGCCCTCTTCCGCCAGCACCTCCACCCGCGCTTCGAAATACTTCCGCGCGTTTTGCACCAGCGCGGCGAGATCCACCCGCGGCTCCGTGCGCTGCGCAAACACCCGATACGTCACGCCTCCATGCTCCGCCTCTTCCCCCGATTTTTCCAGCAGCATGTCGGCCCGCCGCGGAACCTCACGCCTCGCTTCCGCTACACTCGGTCACGTGGGCGGGACTCGCAGCTCGTTGCTTCGACGCGCCGGCGCAGTTCCCGGATGACGTGAGCACCATCGTCCGCATTCGCCTGGACTCCCTCGGCGCAGGAACACCGCCGAGCTGAGCGCGCACTCAGATCGGGCACGAGGGCGGCGGGCACGCGCCGGTGCGGGGCGTGGCGCTGCCGGCACCGATGCCGCACCACGGCGGCACCGAGACGGGCAAGCCCTGGGACGTGTAGGGCGAGTAGCCCTTCGGCAGCCAGTACGGGTGGTCCAGGGCGAACTGCCACAGACCGGCGTACTTGCTGTAGCCCGCCGGAGGCTCGAAGGGCGGCTCGGCGTGCGCGCAGTTGTGAATGCACTCCAGGAAGAAGGAGCCGTCCTGCGTCAGGTTCTGCTCCAGCGTCAGGCTCAGCACCTGGAACTGCTGCAGCACGCAGATGTCTTGCGGGCCGCCCCACAGCACCATGCCCGGGATGGGATGGACCGGCTTGGTCCACGGCTTGATGGTCTGGTTCTGCGGCGTGCCGACGCCCCCCGAGAGAGACAGGAAGCTCGACAGGTACTGGCTGCGCTGACCTACGAGCTGGTCCGTCCACAGCGCGCCGGCGCTCACCCCCGCGCTCGAAACGCAGTTCTTGTTCACGTTGAACTGCTGGGACACGCACGAGAGCATGTCGTCGAAAAATGTGAGCTCGGCCTGCACCTGCTGCGGCAGCGCGATCAGCGAGTACGGCCACTTGAACACGTTCAGGGACGACGGATCCGCTTCGGGGATCACGGCGATGAAGCGCTGCGCGTCGACCGCGGCCTGCACCTCGCCCTTGTCGTAGAAGCTCTTCGCGCTGCCTCCGAGCCAGTGCCACAAGAAGATGATCGGGAGCTTCTCCGTGGGCAAGATGTTGTGCGGGAGCGCGAGCAGGAAGGTGCGGTTGTTGCCCGACGTCTTGATCGTGATCGGATTGTTCGCGCCGGCCGCGTCGGCCGTGGTGGGCAGTGCGGGGCAAGTGCCGCCGCTGTACGCCGGCGGGTCCGGTGCTTGCGGCGCGCCGACCGGAGGATCCGCGCTGCAGCCGCCGACGCCGAGGGGTCCGGCGTCCGCGCCGCTTCCGGCCGACCCCGCCGCGCCGCCCGCGGCGTCGGTGCTCGCGTCGAGCACACTGCCGCCGCTGCCCGACACGCCGGCCACGCCGCCACTCGAAGTGCCGCCACTCGAAGTGCCGCCACTCGAAGTGCCGCCACTCGAAGTGCCGCCACTGCCGCCGCTCGAAGTGCCGCCACTCGCGCTGCCGTCGCTGCCCGCGTCGTGCTGCGTCGCGCCGCCCTCCGACGAGCTTCCACACGCCGCCACGCTCGCGATGCCCGCGCACGCGACGAGAGCGCCCACCACGCGTCTGCCCGTTCTCATCATCTCCTCCATGGGTCGGCTAGCCGGCCCGCGAGAGAATGCCGGCAAATTGCGCAAAGCTCAACCCTGCCGCGTCGGTTTCATCGAACCCATGTCGGTCCGCCGCGGAACCTCGCGGACGAACGCGACTTCGGCGTGACGGCGTGGGACGGCCGCGAACCTTGGTTCCGCGGCGGACCGGCATAAGGTGGAAGGCCATGCAGATCGTGGATACGCCGGACCATCGTTTCGAGGGGCTCGTGGACTATCCCTTTGCGCCGCACTTCGTGGAGGTGGATGCGCGCGGCATTCGCATGCACCACGTGGACGAAGGGCCGCGGGACGGACGTCCGGTGCTGCTGCTGCACGGCGAGCCGTCGTGGTCGTACCTGTATCGCTTCATGATCCCGCCGTTGGTGAAAGCGGGGCACCGGGTGATCGCGCCGGATCTCGTCGGCTTCGGCAAGTCGTCGAAGCTCACGCGCGTGGACGACTACAGCTACGCGCTGCACTGCGACTGGGTGCGTGCGTTGATCGAGACGCTCGAGCTCGAGGACATCACGCTGTTTGCGCAAGATTGGGGATCGCTCATCGGCCTGCGGCTGGCGGCGGAGATG
The window above is part of the Polyangiaceae bacterium genome. Proteins encoded here:
- a CDS encoding TetR/AcrR family transcriptional regulator, translated to MARIDSKTKSETRLRLLEAAAAHFATHGLDRANLDELTRAAGVAKGTLYNYFPSKEELFFAVIAEGARRAAERYATVEDRGSARERLRALAEADVSVLREEEAFIKVVVREAMSFREETYPKILEHLGPYVARVESVIAEGARDGELRQDVPSVQLALMFVGTLTMLYVQHWGSDGAWPALDDVPDLAVTAFVEGAGKR
- a CDS encoding ATP-binding cassette domain-containing protein — translated: MLTTNDVTMRFGSKVLFDHVSVTFNDGERYGLSGPNGAGKTTFMRILAGVAEPTSGHVTHRGRLGVLEQDHSLYVNDRIIDVVLMGNPKLWEALSEKHQLLEKGHDITEDEGMRLGELEVTIAEEDGYTAENEATALLEGLGVPEKLHTEKLEILQGGDRVRVLLAKALFGHPDTLLLDEPTNTLDIASIRWLEGFLAAYDGALIVISHDRHFLNEVCTKIADIDYETIIVYPGGYDDMISAKAEARSSLELANDAKQKKVAKLQEFVQRFRAGSRASQVKSREKALEREKKAMVDLKRSNIERPFIRFEQERASGKNPLNVINLSKTFDDDLEICKGFNLSVMRGDKIAIVGRNGIGKTTMMRLMLEQLERDSGDVEWGYETRIGYMPQEHSEVIERSDVSARDWLRGFKAECDEENLRALFGRLLFRKDEPLKPTKVLSGGETVRLILAKLMLEQPNVLMLDEPTNHLDLEAIRALTEALRVYEGTAIFITHDRNMVDRVATRILEMTEDGIREISPTAFHEGHFLEKHRTYTAAPAY
- a CDS encoding response regulator is translated as MSRSAAASQARPRKVLVVDDGSSGAGLKQAGFEVVTRTMAVGTLAAILRERPDVVVLDIHMPLLSAEDVIAGVRRHPALHDTVVLLHSSTPRLELAELARKWKADDWLEKTDDASALVKLVRHWVASPRRRGPAPRGPSSGVRKIGLLPELLLACAPSTAGRLQASLANHFMVSNTDSGAEALRRICSTRPPDFVVIGTSLADLGHARVTRCAHELDPRWSRRLIVLSEAPAPSEEGAVEIEALLAHMLELIR
- a CDS encoding 4Fe-4S dicluster domain-containing protein, whose translation is MIRDLLFGMLPHRARTGLLAIGNPGRDAPVLLTGNYTETIRQMRRALAGQDVWLLCANSKGINVWCAAGGGHLTHHDVISALRTSGVEEKVDHRELILPQLAATGVERTVITERTGWETRWGPARLEDLPAFLARGRRVHKGERFMRFPLGERLRMAVMWGTPMLLVAGPILGFLGGLRVAAAGAVCIPVLVAGPFVALPKLGLRRRWVSLGLFALCGVAAGSGVLLSLSALTPGSLATLAITGAILAGILSVDIAGTTPWYPSTVAAGKNPATIELVEDRCTGAADCVQVCPREVLRMNGQRRKVEITKPEQCIQCGACIVQCPDDALRFRYRDGSVVEADVIRRTRMNMLGKRKEMLR
- a CDS encoding methyltransferase domain-containing protein, giving the protein MSSFVWMKVLESTPERYDRGVRMLSRGRIAAVYERIAEIAAAPGRRVLDVGTGTGAVALACAARGADVMAIDIDAGMLEMARQKADSRRTDIQWKQASAAEIEDVVPERSLDAVVSCLAFSELSQDEQSYALRVARTRLVPGGVLVIADEAKPEGARGALHELARLPLAAATYLLTQTTTRPVKGLVERVREAGFVDVREERRWGGSFVIVEGRAP